A genome region from Cyprinus carpio isolate SPL01 chromosome B23, ASM1834038v1, whole genome shotgun sequence includes the following:
- the LOC109083295 gene encoding vasopressin V2 receptor-like yields METFSEEAGWKGSLHATVAWPNFSSSFSEHTGLNSTFKGGSYFWLVSQNNSINPTKMPGSVRVRDISLAKAEIGVLGLVLALTTLGNSFVLWVLLRRRKYNAPMHLFMVNLCVADLVVAFFQVLPQLVWDITERFQGPDVLCRSVKYLQIVGMFASSYMIVAMTVDRHNAICCPLQAYKGGAVSRWNTPIMVAWGLALVLSVPQVFIFSRSEVSPGVFECWGKFAEPWGLKAYVTWMTIAVFLLPTFIITVCQVRIFKEIHDNIYLKSEHVVYADMKKNLVFFHFPFFKKRASTVRERAKRSQKTREARELHRKNTNSDSSHSHTCNSEDAPEPDCCDQSCQDGNSPNDLAPQTHSSSPDVLPHIQTHPHTLWSNSAAVQTLHGKSVPHRNAYNTTAEYSNASSNPSFPPYPLHPPLTGVSKAMSKTVRMTLVIVLVYTLCWSPFFTVQLWAAWDPNPPDQGVAFTILMLLASLNSCTNPWIYTAFSSSVSGELLALLRCRPKLPHRSSMHDHSSDINTSTTKDNQY; encoded by the exons ATGGAGACCTTCTCAGAGGAGGCAGGTTGGAAAGGATCCCTCCATGCAACCGTTGCATGGCCTAACTTCTCCTCCTCGTTTTCTGAGCATACTGGACTCAACAGTACTTTCAAAGGAGGCTCATACTTCTGGTTGGTGTCTCAAAACAACTCAATAAACCCCACTAAGATGCCCGGTTCTGTCAGGGTGCGGGACATATCTCTGGCTAAAGCTGAGATTGGAGTTCTGGGTCTGGTTCTAGCTCTCACAACACTAGGGAACAGTTTTGTACTGTGGGTTCTGCTGAGGCGGCGCAAATACAACGCACCCATGCACCTATTTATGGTAAATCTGTGTGTTGCAGATCTTGTGGTGGCGTTTTTTCAG GTGCTCCCGCAGCTAGTATGGGATATCACAGAGAGATTTCAAGGTCCAGATGTGCTGTGCCGCTCAGTCAAATATCTGCAGATTGTGGGAATGTTTGCATCCTCTTACATGATTGTTGCTATGACAGTGGACCGCCATAATGCCATTTGCTGCCCCCTGCAGGCTTACAAAGGAGGGGCAGTTTCACGCTGGAATACACCCATCATGGTAGCCTGGGGTCTAGCCCTTGTTCTCAGTGTGCCACAG GTGTTTATTTTCTCCAGGTCAGAGGTCTCTCCAGGGGTGTTTGAGTGCTGGGGGAAATTTGCTGAGCCTTGGGGGCTAAAAGCGTATGTCACCTGGATGACTATAGCTGTGTTTCTGCTTCCTACCTTTATTATCACCGTTTGTCAG GTACGAATATTCAAAGAGATCCATGACAACATCTACCTGAAATCAGAACATGTGGTTTATGCTGACATGAAGAAGAACCTGGTCTTTTTTCACTTTCCCTTCTTCAAAAAACGGGCCAGCACAGTCCGAGAGAGAGCAAAACGCTCACAAAAGACAAGAGAAGCAAGGGAACTTCATAGAAAGAATACCAACAGTGACTCGTCTCATTCTCACACCTGCAACTCTGAGGATGCACCAGAGCCGGACTGTTGTGACCAATCTTGTCAGGATGGCAACAGTCCCAATGACCTGGCCCCACAGACTCACAGTTCATCCCCTGATGTGCTGCCTCACATTCAGACTCACCCTCACACCCTCTGGAGTAACTCTGCTGCTGTCCAGACACTACATGGGAAGTCTGTTCCTCACAGGAATGCTTACAACACCACAGCTGAGTACTCCAATGCTTCTTCAAACCCCTCTTTCCCACCTTACCCCCTCCATCCACCTCTTACAGGTGTGTCGAAAGCTATGTCTAAAACAGTGAGGATGACTCTGGTCATTGTGCTCGTCTACACCTTGTGCTGGTCACCCTTCTTCACTGTACAGCTGTGGGCTGCCTGGGACCCCAACCCCCCTGACCAAG GAGTGGCTTTCACTATCCTGATGCTGTTAGCCAGTCTGAACTCCTGTACAAACCCATGGATCTACACAGCCTTTTCCAGCAGCGTGTCCGGTGAACTTCTCGCTCTGCTGCGCTGTCGGCCAAAGCTGCCCCACAGGAGCTCAATGCACGACCACTCCAGTGACATAAACACCTCCACTACCAAGGACAACCAGTACTGA